From the Cloeon dipterum chromosome 4, ieCloDipt1.1, whole genome shotgun sequence genome, the window GAGTTGAAATTGAAGCTCTGTTTAAGCAAAGGAACACCATGAATCATCAAGGGAAATTATGCATTTTCTTAGGCTTGATTTTTGGctaatattttgctaaaaaattgtttctttttttattaaatcttgtaatgacttttttctttaaaatcataCATAAATAGCTAAGCAAGAAACCtgtgaaaaaatcaaacgtaaaattattcacaataattaaaaaacacatCACCACATAAAAACATTAAGTCGGGGTCAagagaaaacaatttgaaaattaatgaaaactaagtgcaaacattgcctgcaagattctggtaaaaaatgaaaaaaaagaaaactgtttttaaacaCACTGCATTTTGGGTGTTTTGCTACCCTGCATAGTTCTTCGGAAGCTCAGCAATTCACCTACCTTGTCTTTGTGGGTAAACGCCACTTTGCAAAGGTATGGCTCAGGAATGGCGATTGAGTCTCCGATGATGAACCCCCGGCCTTCAGCCAGGTTGTAGACAGTCACAACAACGCAAGTCTCATTCTTGTCAGTGATGCAGAaggagctgaaaaataaaagttgagcGAAAGCTAGAACTATCGCTTTACGAGTGATTTCTTACAAAGCAACAGAGTCTTCGGAATGCAGTCCACTGACAACCTTTCCAAGCACCACCTTGTCCTTATTCAGACCCTCTTCTAAATCCTTGAGAGCCACATTTGTCATTGTCACTTTTGCCTCGCCACCCTTCTCAGCGCTCTCCTCATATGGTCCCAAGTGCTTCAAACTTAATCCCTGcgtcatattttttgttttaaatgaggAAAACATTCACAATTTCATTACTAATAAGTTATAAAATcgggacccagtgagctcatgGTGAGTAgagtttaaaaatggatttaaataCAAAGAATGGAATTGACTGATCTCCAGTTTAAAGGAGTGAGGTGTTTTTATTAGGTTTCTTAAAGAAAACCATTTGCTGAAATGCACGATGAAATATGGTTTGTTTGGTTAATTGTGCATGCAAACATACCTTCAACATGCTGTGCAATTTCTTTGGCCTCTGTTTGCCTTGAGTTGTCACTAGCTGCTGGGCAGTCTCTAAGTACATAATTAActtcctttctttttctttcggCAAGTTCCAAGTTGGATCAAGAGCAGCGGCTTTTGAAAAGGCTTCTAAGGCAGGCAGGTACTCTTCTTGATACTGTAAGGCCTAAAAAAATAGATAgcatattattgttgtttgccACGAAAAATGCTTAACCGACTCACAATGCCTTTGTTGTAATACAAGTCAGGGTCAACTTGCGCTATCACATCTTTTTCctgaaaacaataataattattggaaTAGTTGGTGACGTGCTGATagcaattataaaataccGCTTGTAAATAAGCTGCTAAAGCCTGCTTCATCTTCTTTGGCGATTGCAATATGGAGAAGAATGACACGAGATATGAATTTCCAAGCACAACCCACGAAAGACCGTCGCTTGGGTCCAGCTCAACGGATTCAGTCGCCTTCACCAGGGACTCTTCTATGATTTTCACCCTCTCCTCGTGGTTTGCCGACGGTTGCTGCCTTAAAACGATAGCCAAACTGCGAAGGGCCACTTTATCCTTGGGCTACAATTAATTACTACAGTTTTAAATCATGTTTGGATAGGGGAAGTAGAAGGAattgatttacatttttcaaaaagcactTTTTGGCTCCTAGGGAGTCGCCTCTTTTCCACATGCAAAATCCAAGCTCATTCCAAGCTTCCAGAAGATTAGAGTTCAGTTTTATCGCTTTTGAGAGGAGCTTCTCTGCCTCAGGGTCGTGGTCTTGCGTGACATTCAACGCTCTGCCCTTTAGGtaaaagaattttgatttgtctTCAGCTTGAGCTTttcctgagaaaatatttcaggttttATAATGGGCACTATTCTCTCTGAAAACACTACCTTCAAGTTCATCAAATGACTTAAGAGTATCCAACAACTCTTTCTTGACATCATCATCCTTCTTTAAGGCATCCTCAAGGGGTctttttaaaaggtaaaaatctCTGTATTCGTAaagcttttttacttttctctgaaaatgaaacacaagcggtttaataaaaattaggcaGGACCACCACATTCCTGTATACACGTCACAtgacagaattttaaattgcattttaatggtAGCAGTTAATgattaagataattttatctctttattAAATCTATTGAAAATGGTTCAATACAATGTATAAAATGTTAATCCAAATACattataaatatgatttttgaagctaaaatattcagattatcaaataattcattcacTGCAAGTTTGTTGGTAATATGTCTATATAAGGCGAGACCACAAGAGAAAAGGCGATGCCGACATAGAACAATTCGAATCACCACAGCAACTAACACTATTGATTTCAAggctcaaaataattattttcccaccTGCAACACATCGATAGCCTTTTCAGTCTCACTTTTGTCTTGATCTGAGctcattttcctcttttttctaACTGGACCAAAGAGTGTCAAAGGAAGCTGCCTGCTTTGTTTACGTTTACCGTGGGCAGCTGGTCGAAAGATagcgtttttttaacttgtcCGCGAGGGGCAGCACCAGTCACCACGTCATCAGCAGCCATATCATCAGTGCTTGTGTCATGTTGTCCAGCTGAAATTGtcattttcatactttttcaACCCCATCGTGGAgtcaaaatacattaaaaatggtAAGTAGTGATTGTCCAGACACAGAAATTTCAGTCTACTTTGGTTTCCCTGGCGCGGCTCGTGGTTTCGCTTGTGTATTGAACCAAACCCAGTGAAAAATCGCGAGCGGCTCGTTCTTGCTTTTTCTTGCTCGCTCGCAGAGACGTTTATTTGGGACATTTTTGCTCGCTCTGCTCGCGATTTCTATATGCTCATTTCTCGCTCTTTCCTGCTCGTGCCCACTTTTCGTGCTCGCTTTGCTCgctcaattttgctttttcgtGCTTTTTTGGCTCGTTTCTGTGCTCTGTTTGGCTGCATTGTTGCTTGCTCAAATGTGCTCGTTTTGGCTCTCTCGTGCTCGCCTTGCTCAAATAGGCTTCATTTTTGCTCAAAGTTGCTCGGATTGATCCCTCGCTCTTTTGCGCTCTTTCTTGCTCAAAAGCGTTCAACGCGATTTTGAGCGCTACAaccttacaattttttaggttattttgaaaagaaaacctttttcatgcgtttataattttttttattccgatacaaaattttgaataaatgataaatatcatattattaaattatttaaaaacaaaacaacacaCGGAAAAATAGCGTAATTTACGGGTCTCAGCAGGGTTTTAGCCAAGTCAGGAATAATCAGTGAAAATATAATACCAGATATCAATCTAGCAAAGGAAACTAGATTCAATAAGCGGCCATGCCCTTGTGCCAAAATCTCGTTAATACCAAGACGAACAAATCTTTTATAAAGTGGCCGCTAAActgaatctaaaaaaaaatacctggcCGCTAAAACTCCACCATCCACCCTACCCAATATTTTAGCATGGACAGCTTATAAACTGGACCACGCAAGATGGTTAAAATGCAGACCctaattgtttcaaaaatccaaaaattatttttctcgcgcgaacaatttaaaaaattttgcattggtAGACTAGTGTGATTAATACTGATTATTTTCCCGGCCAAAACCCTCCGAATAATATATACAACCTCTAAAATCGCCTGAATCTGAAGTGATGAAAACACACAGGAACACACACAGCATCTGAATAATCCATATTCCTCTTACATGCAGCTCATTGGTTCCTAAAACACGGAAAACAATAGGCAtgataattaataaagcaCAATAATATGGAGAAAGATGattctaaaaacaattttatgcattaatttatcgaatttatcatcatatttatttaagagtGGTGATTTAATTATCTATGGCACTCTAACACTTTTCGCCCAACACTCATACTTCTCTCTAGGATAGGGCATTACACTGATTCTTCCAATcagagagcgagaagtgtgaatgagcggaaagtgtgagtcccccatatGTACCGGGCCATTTTCGGAAAATTAACTGTTGAGGcgggaaaaaaaattgcaaataaaaattcttggtccAAAACATCAACGAATTTCGCCTACTGTTGAATTCAAATGGAACGGGCAAGATCCGCACATTGAATTATAGAttatagataattttaaagtgatgATAGAGATTGTGCGTAAAAATCATGCAGAGAGAGTAAAAAGTTCGCTTACCTTTTGGTTCCAAGTTCTTTGTGGTGCAGCGACTGCAGCGGCACGGCAGCAACACAACGCTGCTTGTGTCGTGCACTTTTTTCCAGATAGCTCGCAAGTAAAACAACGGCAGTAGCTGCTTCAGAATTTGTTGGAAAGGCCGGAAAGGACGCGAAAACGGCATCGTGAAAGAATTTCCAGCGAAAATAACCAACAATGCACATACAACTATCGCTGTGTCAGCGGCGGTTGCCAGTAACACTGATCACAATGCAACACAAATTcgagtgttgcaaaaatcgatATACGAttcaaacaacaattaaaaaaaatcaaccctttGTTAGAATCAGAAGTTCTAGTGACAATCGCCGCTGGCACCaccagggttcgccaattttgcaatgcgccaattttgcaatgcgcaaaattgcaccactggtttttagcGCAAAAATCCAGCCGGAAAAACCACCAGTTTTAGGTTTTCCgcttttttccgaatttatcccgaaaaaattccaatttcgcgccaaaaaagtctgaaattttggaaaattacgatgcgAGATAAGATTTTTGGTCTTTGGGTGAAACttaaatactgattttgtaaacttccaatttttggtcatccatcatgagatGGATCTTTCATAAGAATGCAtatgtttcggaaaaatacgcaaaattgcataaaatcccgcaaaaatggtttgttttgcaatgcagtggctttttccggaaaaattcgGGACGCTCTGGCACAGCTATTTTCACTGCCGTGTGGGTTGCTAACGGTCAGCAGGACGGCTCTAGTCAGCTCCTCGTGTAATAAATCATTATAATCAATTAACTAAcactcttttccttttttaattttattttcaaagaaaagtgaaattgaaatttaaaaaatttcctaataaccttatattattattaattagatattttcttaaaaactaGCTGGTGCGTATTGATCTAAAACTTCGAACACCATGCTAATTTATTACTTGAAGGGGAACCAATAGTGGTCATTTGACGacgctaaaaattatttagtgcATTTACATGagacaagataaaaaattatacattaatTCGAGCATAGCTGCTAGAAAGTTAACTcagatatttttcttgctaTAATTGCAACTGAGggttaatctaaaaaaataaattggaaacatgttaattttcctctcattATATTTACAATCGAGCGGTAAGCGAGAAgagagcacaaaaattatacaaaagtTCGAAGCGAGCAAGAAAGAGCAGCTTTGCTCGCTCATTTTCGCTCGATTCTGCTCGCGAGCATAAAGGAGCGAGCAAAtattgctttattttgctCGAGCAGTGCGAGCGGAAAAGAGCGAGATTGTTTCATCTAACCCAGAGCAGGCTGAGCGTAAAAGAGCCAAGAAAAGCGAGCAATTGTTGCTCGTTTAGATTGTTGAGCCGCTCGAGCAACAAAATGCAGTGTGCTGCTCGCGAAATGAGCAGACAGAGCAGAGAAAGTGGCTAAATGAGCGACGCGAGCAAGAACGAGCGCTTTTTCCTGCTCGCGTCTGCTCGCGATTTTCTGCTGGGAAATTCAATTGCCCGGTGCCTCCGTAGCACTGCTGGTCGAAACGCggggcaaaatattttcaccctTAACACGTTTGAAAGAATGCCTCTccagttttaattcaatttgtgtttttttagataaaaccAGCTGCTACTTCCCATCAAAGATTGAGCCTTTTGTTGTGTAGAGAAAAACAAACTGACTAAGTTTTCGCAGACGAAATCTTTTGCCGCACCCacgattaaattatttctccttAAAATAACATTGTGTCCTTTATGTCAGAATAACATTATTGAATAATTCCAATTTCCAGGTGTTAATATCTGCAGCAGTATGCACAAAATCGGGCAAaggtaatattaaataaagttaaatttactaggttattttatgtaaaattctGTTTCTTTGCAGCGATTGTGTCCAGACAGTTTGTAGAAATGTCAAAGGCCCGTATCGAGGGCTTGCTGGCAGCCTTTCCAAAGCTCATGTCCTCTGGCAAGCAGCACACCTTCGTTGAAACCGAATCTGTCCGCTATGTTTACCAACCACTTGAGAAGCTCTACATGTTGCTGATCACCACAAAAGCCAGCAACATTTTGGAAGACCTTGAGACGCTCAGACTCTTCTCCAGAGTGGtacattaaaaagcaattttgtttttcgcaAGCAAATGCTGATCCCATTGCTTCAGATTCCCGATTACTGTCGCACCATGGAAGAAAGCGAAATCGCTGACAAtgcatttcatttgatttttgcctTTGATGAAATCGTGGCTCTTGGCTACAGAGAAAGTGTTAATTTGGCTCAAATCAGGACCTTTGTCGAAATGGATTCACACGAAGAAAAGGTCTACCAAGCCGTTCGACAGGTGAATTTCCAGCCTCCCAATTTTACTCTCCAAATTTAACCACATTGTTGTTCATTGTCAGACCCAAGAGAGGGAAGCCAAAAACAAGATGCGAGAGAAGGCCAAGGAGCTCCAGAGGCAGAGAATGGAGGCAGCTAAAAAGGGCGGCATCAAAGGCTCCTCTTACGGCGCCAGTGGTGGCTTCGGCGTGAATGTTTCCTCCAGCGCTGCTTTCTCAACCACGCCTATCGCCGTGGACTCAATGGAGAACTCCAGCAAACCCAGCTACTCCATGCCGTGAGTGTCTTCTTCCAAAGTAACAGAGTTGGAATGCAGCTTTTGCCTCCGCAGGAAAGCCAGTTCGAGCAATAAAGCCATGAAGCTGGGCGGCAAGTCGAGGGACGTTGACATGTTTGTCGATCAGCTCAAGTCCGAGGGCGAACACATTTCGGCACTTCAACAGAAGCCAGTTGCTTCCGTAGGACCAATCAAGTCGCTGCCTccacaaaatgaaaacactGAAGAGTAATTCCTTACATTACAATCAATTCCTCCTTTGCTAATTGACCATTTCAGTGTTCACTTGAAACAAGAAGAGCGCATGTTAGTTGTGATCGGAAGGGACGGTGGCTTGAGGAGCTTTGAATTGCACGGCCTGGTCACGTTGAGGATCAGCAACGAGAAGTTTGGCAGGATCAAAGTTCTTCTGCATAACCACGACGAAAAGGGAATCCAGTTGCAGGTCAGAGCTGCCACTAACCGTGGCTTAACCCGATTTAATTCGCATTTTCTCCTTGCAGACCCATCCCAATGTGGACAAAGAACTGTTCAAGACCAGAAACCAGATTGGTTTGAAAAATGCCTCTAAAGCATTCCCCTTGCTTACTGATGTCGGTGTTTTGAAGTGGAGGTTGCAGACTCAAGATGAAAATCTTATCCCTCTAactagtaattaatttttatgatttattattttaattttaactgaccATGTTATTTTACCAGTTAACTGTTGGCCCTCTGAGAATGGACAGGGAGGATGTGATGTTAACATTGAGTTTGAGCTGATAAACGAGAGTTTGGAGTTGAACGATCTTTGTATTACAATCCCCCTTCCGTAAGTTAAAAAACCTTGATTTATGCAGAATGCCCTTGACGCAGTATCGTTTTGCAGACATGGTGTGTCCCCTGTTGTGATTGAGTGTGAAGGAGAGTGTCCTTATGACTCGCGCAAGTCGCATCTGCAGTGGAGGGTTCCCATTGTCGACAAGAACACAAAGTCAGGAGCGCTGGAATTTTCAGCTAAGGCCACCCCTGAGGACTTTTTCCCACTAACAGTTTCCTTCGCGTCTAGAAAGCCATACGCAGACATTTATGTAAGTGAAATTCTGACTTTCTTTAGTATGGgttacttttattttcaaattgtagaTTTCCGAAGTCGTGAACGTGGATGATGAGTCTCCAGTGAAATATTCATCGGAAGTTCTGTTTTTTGCTGAGAAGTACGAGATAGTTTAAAGGAGAGtttgtatttataaatattgttgaaaaagaaaaagtgaaTTGTTGTTTCTATCATCGCATCTTTTATGTATCTAATTCCGCACTCATGGTATTCTGTTTGAGTTTCTATGTCATGCTTACAAAAATATCCGCCATTGTTCTGTACTATTTCCAAGGTAACTTTGTCCACAGTCAAGTTCTTTTAAGGGTccattcagttttattttcaaaataaggtACTACTATGTATAGTGAAacttggaaataaattcagcaCCAAGTGTGCATTGCCTacaaaatgtcatttttaatcGAAAATATTGGGAacacatcatttaaaaaaaggcagAACTTCTCagttaatgaattttcaaatgttgatAAAGGTCTCATTGCCAGCCGAGAGATTTAAGGCAGCGGCtggctgaattttttgtctggACGTGGAAATTGAGAGTGCTTAACTGCCCAAAGAGCCGAACGACATTGTTTTCTCcggcactttatttttttactttcactgACGGCTGGCGGTTGCCCATGTAACCTAAATTTttctggctggcgcggcgcagtGCAGCTGGCTGAGACCTGTTAATGTTGATGACAACTTTGAATGAAGGATGAACGTCATTGCTTTCCTAGAGGACTCTCCCTTCGAAGTCTTTTCATAGGTTGGctataaaaatcttttgactTAAAATTGCCATTCTATTTCTGAAGCATTtacgtattttaaaaatcaacaatcaCACAAAGTCTGATGGTCTTCCTGTGAATTAgtgaaaaatagtaataatattagatgatttattaattcaacaatAATGAATGGCTAAATTCACTCGCAGggaatacattaaaaaaagattaaatgcTGGGGTATAGACAAGACCTAGATCAGATTTAAGATGCAAGCGTAAGGCTAAGCAGTTCTGGACGTAATAATTATATCCAGATAATGAAATTAACATTCCTTTATCTCAAAGATGTTCCATTTTGTAGGGTTTAAATCCCTCCTGCATAAAGTAGGAAATATAATACGAGGTTAAAGTGAGAaagcaaacaacttttttataGTGCTTTGTAGTTTATTACAAAAGAATCGCTCGACTTAAAGttcttttaaatcaacaaGCAACTTAATCCTTAAATCTGGGTAGGGAGGTCATTTGCACTAAAATTTAAGCGGAGCCCTTCGTTGCAGGACGATAAATTCCAACAACAACAGCGTGGTCTCTTTCATAGGGCTCTAATGTGATCTGTTCCTGGGGTTTCATCTTGTCAGCTTGCAATTTCTTCACTTCGTCGGCAAACACAGCTTCAGGTTGGGCAGTTGAATCGATGCAGTTAGCCTGGAGAAATGggttttctaaatatttagttattaaaaaataaacaattaaataccTTAATGGAGATAACAAAGTGACCTCCATTTTTTAGGAAGTAACTGGAATTCAGAGAAACGATGCGGGCCTGGTCAGGCTGCGCGACATCAGCAAACACACAGTCGACCATTCCGACGAGCATTCTGTACTTGTGTGGGTGACGCGCGTCTTCAATGATTGGGATGATGTTTGTTCTTTTCTTAGCGACATTCAACAGGTCACGGCCTGATCTGTGTGAGAATTCAACTGCATATACAAGCCCTTCCtgcgaaagaaaaataagataaatattaaatttattatgcttGAAGCtgtagaaaattatatttaagttTGATAGCAACATAGAACTTACAGGGCCAACAATGTCGGATACGTGTGAAACAGTAGTTCCAGAAGCTGCTCCAAGGTAAAGCACTTTGCTGCCGGGAGGCATGTGAATTTGGTCTACTCCTCCAAGGATAGCGGCAGCCAACTTTGAACGGAAGGGATTCCAGACTCTGTATTCCACTTTGCCCTCCTTTCCTGCTTCCTCAATGGAAATCCTTTTCTCGCCGTAAACAGAGTCGCCAGGAGCCATGTTCAGTGTGACCAGGGCATCTTCTTTGCCTCTCGCGATGAACACGCCAGGGTGCCTATGGGGTTCGATAACAACTGTGGCGCCACCTCTCATGCCCCCTGAAAGTGAATTCAGTGTTAAGCACTAAAACTTAAGAGTACGTAGATAAATGGGACTGTTTAAACATACCTCCGCCACCGCGTCCTCCTCTGCCTCCACGGCCGGGTGGGCCGCCGCGGCCTCTTCCACCTCCACGGCCTCCAAACCCGCCTCTTCCGCCTGGACCACCGCGGCCTCCAAATCCTCCACGAaatccgccgccgcctctgccGCCACGGAAGCCACCTCCGCGGTCACCACCGCCTCGGAATCCGCCGCCTCCACGGCCACCTCCACCGCCCCTAGCAACATAACCTGCAagagagaataaattattattattctttgttATGCATACGTACGTAACTAATGTGCATgaggaaaaattagttttttgccgggttacacatctcgccagttcttataaGAAAATCCCATGGAAAAGTATGTAtctaggggtggcgaaaactgtatcTCAGCGGTGAAAAATGTAGCTTTTCCATTCTATGCACACATTTGGCAAAAATCGTAAAGATGGCCAATTAATGCACGCGTAAGCTTAGAAAATCATACCCAAATGGATATTTGAACAATTGAgacttaaaaacaattattaaaaacgaaGCTTTGCCGGCATCTGAGTAAACAATCACGTGTTCGTGAATTAGATACATTAAATTGCATGCGCTCATGATCAAATAAGCTCAAAAAGGCCTGCAAGAATTGCGCTTAACAAATATCAGCATTTTGATCCACATACCCATTGTAATAAAGAAGCCTAATCgtttaaatcacaaatttaGACGGAGTAATCAACAGACACACGTGGGGTAGCTTCAGCAGCTTCCtttcagtaaatttaatatggcTGGCTTTGCCACTGTTACTTGGATAAGCGCGTGCGCACTGCGCCACCACGCCGCTTTCGACAAAAACGAACAGAACGATGCGCCACGAAAATGAAAGAGTGCCATCTATGAATACACCGGTtgaacaacaaattttttttgacaGAACGCAGCGCTCAAAGTGTTGATCATATGAACTATAAACCCTTTGTCCGCAGTTGCTGGTGCATCCAATGGTTTGACTGATCCCAGCCCACAACCTACTGAAAACAGCAGAAAGCGAGTGATCAGGGGGAACCAGCAACCAGCACAACAGTGAACACCGCCGTCACGGCATGTATACGAGCCGTTGTTTGCTACCGCATACGGACAGGACAATCCGTCCGAATAGTTCTTGAGCACGGATTTTGTCCTTTGTCAGCCTGCCGTCGTCTCTGCGGGCGCTACGTGCCGCTTCAGGGGCACCGAAGAGCCCTCCGACACGCCCTGAGCGAGTGAGTTTGGGTTCGGGCTTGATCCCGGGACTTTCATACAAGGAGAGGGCGGTGCATCCGGATGCACTGACCTGCTTTGAAGCACTCTACACCCCCGAGATGAAAGGGTTGTGATCGATAGTCGGAGCGACGAGAACAAGGGTGTTTGATACACCTTTCGACACACAACTCTTTGAGCAAGGGGATTTCGCGATGAAGTCTCTTCGACCAGAGGCTCTGAAGCAGTGATTTTCACTAAGAAGCTAGAAAATCAACCCCCTCATCAGTGGTCAGAAGTAAGGAGgtttctttattatttgttatctaatattttgtttcaactgTGCAATGCTCAATCAAGGTTAAACTCGaaacgttttttaaatttaaacgttaCAAAACTGTTTCCACCTTGATGCTCGGTACATAACCCATTAACTCATAAAATcgatgagataaaattttttatccttaCTAGGAAAGGAATTCGTCAAGCTCTCTTtgtcacaaattatttttaaagacgGGATGAGGAACAGCTTTCAAAGTTATTTAGTTTTCCGACCTCAGAAGCGTGgtttggtaatttttattgttctgtGGAATAAAGTTAGAATTCCCATCATATTGAGGGGAATGTCCACAGTCATTTAACTGCATTGCGGGTCGATTTTAATTCTTGTAAGTGTGCGACGAATTTTCTAGCTTCGTCAACAATGAGAAAGAACAATGCTaatccatttgaaattttttccagtGTCTGTTGGCTACCGAAGGGCGTCGAGCGGGATGGCTTCTCCGCTGAAGGTGGCCGACACAGCCCCTGGGCACGCAGCTGGCCCATCTGGCACTGCCGCCCTGCGCTCAAGCCAACGGAGGGCCAGATGTCTCGACAACATAGATCCGTCTTACACAGCAATGGTGAGACcctttatttgtttgttttccattcaaagcgaaaggaaaaaagatgcgaggaaattattttctctcgctcAATGGGGTTTTCTCATTAGCCGCCTGACGCAGCACCTTTATTGCACTTTGCTGAAATGCGCTCGGCGGCGGCTCTAATGATGTTTGCCACCTCTCAGATAGACGCTGCCAAGCTTGAAGCTGCTTCATAGATTTTAATGGTCTGGAACATTATTCTAATGGACGAGCTAACAGTGCATTTGGCGAAACTgttattcaaatataattgaaacCGTTGGCGCGTTTGACCAAAAATCTGATGAGATGAAAtccgcaaaatttaaatggctgTGTGGCTTATCATGGAGTCATTCCCACGAAGGATGTGGCTGTAAAAAGTTATGTCATTACGAGGACTTGGTTGCATCAGCGGTTGCCGCAAATATTTGTGCAACTTTATCCTCAACActtgtttttcattaatttatgtcAAGAATGAATCCAGTCGGAAACGGTTTCTACATAGCAATTATTCGGAATGAGATTAGGGTAAATTATTTCGAAACCTCAAGCTCTAATATAATACACGGTACCATTAATCaattgcaattttcgcaaaaatcCAAGCAGACAAATAATAATCGGC encodes:
- the Fib gene encoding rRNA 2'-O-methyltransferase fibrillarin isoform X2, with protein sequence MGYVARGGGGGRGGGGFRGGGDRGGGFRGGRGGGGFRGGFGGRGGPGGRGGFGGRGGGRGRGGPPGRGGRGGRGGGGGMRGGATVVIEPHRHPGVFIARGKEDALVTLNMAPGDSVYGEKRISIEEAGKEGKVEYRVWNPFRSKLAAAILGGVDQIHMPPGSKVLYLGAASGTTVSHVSDIVGPEGLVYAVEFSHRSGRDLLNVAKKRTNIIPIIEDARHPHKYRMLVGMVDCVFADVAQPDQARIVSLNSSYFLKNGGHFVISIKANCIDSTAQPEAVFADEVKKLQADKMKPQEQITLEPYERDHAVVVGIYRPATKGSA
- the deltaCOP gene encoding coatomer subunit delta, with translation MVLISAAVCTKSGKAIVSRQFVEMSKARIEGLLAAFPKLMSSGKQHTFVETESVRYVYQPLEKLYMLLITTKASNILEDLETLRLFSRVIPDYCRTMEESEIADNAFHLIFAFDEIVALGYRESVNLAQIRTFVEMDSHEEKVYQAVRQTQEREAKNKMREKAKELQRQRMEAAKKGGIKGSSYGASGGFGVNVSSSAAFSTTPIAVDSMENSSKPSYSMPKASSSNKAMKLGGKSRDVDMFVDQLKSEGEHISALQQKPVASVGPIKSLPPQNENTEDVHLKQEERMLVVIGRDGGLRSFELHGLVTLRISNEKFGRIKVLLHNHDEKGIQLQTHPNVDKELFKTRNQIGLKNASKAFPLLTDVGVLKWRLQTQDENLIPLTINCWPSENGQGGCDVNIEFELINESLELNDLCITIPLPHGVSPVVIECEGECPYDSRKSHLQWRVPIVDKNTKSGALEFSAKATPEDFFPLTVSFASRKPYADIYISEVVNVDDESPVKYSSEVLFFAEKYEIV
- the Fib gene encoding rRNA 2'-O-methyltransferase fibrillarin isoform X1, whose amino-acid sequence is MHQQLRTKGYVARGGGGGRGGGGFRGGGDRGGGFRGGRGGGGFRGGFGGRGGPGGRGGFGGRGGGRGRGGPPGRGGRGGRGGGGGMRGGATVVIEPHRHPGVFIARGKEDALVTLNMAPGDSVYGEKRISIEEAGKEGKVEYRVWNPFRSKLAAAILGGVDQIHMPPGSKVLYLGAASGTTVSHVSDIVGPEGLVYAVEFSHRSGRDLLNVAKKRTNIIPIIEDARHPHKYRMLVGMVDCVFADVAQPDQARIVSLNSSYFLKNGGHFVISIKANCIDSTAQPEAVFADEVKKLQADKMKPQEQITLEPYERDHAVVVGIYRPATKGSA
- the LOC135941943 gene encoding tetratricopeptide repeat protein 5-like, with protein sequence MSSDQDKSETEKAIDVLQRKVKKLYEYRDFYLLKRPLEDALKKDDDVKKELLDTLKSFDELEGKAQAEDKSKFFYLKGRALNVTQDHDPEAEKLLSKAIKLNSNLLEAWNELGFCMWKRGDSLGAKKCFLKNPKDKVALRSLAIVLRQQPSANHEERVKIIEESLVKATESVELDPSDGLSWVVLGNSYLVSFFSILQSPKKMKQALAAYLQAEKDVIAQVDPDLYYNKGIALQYQEEYLPALEAFSKAAALDPTWNLPKEKERKLIMYLETAQQLVTTQGKQRPKKLHSMLKGLSLKHLGPYEESAEKGGEAKVTMTNVALKDLEEGLNKDKVVLGKVVSGLHSEDSVAFSFCITDKNETCVVVTVYNLAEGRGFIIGDSIAIPEPYLCKVAFTHKDKSFNFNSIRVPTPLVLVVNGRRLSREHHACTLVTTKVASTTQSDYTS